In Synechocystis sp. PCC 6714, the following are encoded in one genomic region:
- the dnaK gene encoding molecular chaperone DnaK has protein sequence MGKVVGIDLGTTNSCVAVMEGGKPTVIANAEGFRTTPSVVGYAKNGDRLVGQIAKRQAVMNPGNTFYSVKRFIGRKYDEITNEATEVAYSVIKDGNGNVKLDCPAQGKQFAPEEISAQVLRKLVDDASKYLGETVTQAVITVPAYFNDSQRQATKDAGKIAGIEVLRIINEPTAASLAYGLDKKDNETILVFDLGGGTFDVSILEVGEGVFEVLATSGDTHLGGDDFDKKIVDFLAGEFQKAEGIDLRKDKQALQRLTEAAEKAKIELSGVSQTEINLPFITATQDGPKHLDTTLSRAKFEEICSDLIDRCGIPVENAIRDAKIDKSALDEVVLVGGSTRIPAVQEVVKKILGKEPNQGVNPDEVVAVGAAIQGGVLSGEVKDILLLDVCPLSLGVETLGGVMTKIIPRNTTIPTKKSETFSTAVDGQSNVEIHVLQGEREMSNDNKSLGTFRLDGIPPAPRGVPQIEVTFDIDANGILNVTAKDRGTGKEQSISITGASTLPDTEVERMVKEAESNAAADKERREKIDRKNQADSLVYQAEKQITELGDKVPAADKTKAEGLIKDLKEAVAQEDDAKIQTVMPELQQVLYSIGSNMYQQAGADAGVGAPGTGGPEPGASSGSGDDVIDAEFSEPEK, from the coding sequence ATGGGAAAAGTTGTTGGGATTGACCTAGGTACTACCAATTCCTGTGTGGCCGTAATGGAAGGGGGTAAACCCACTGTTATTGCCAATGCTGAAGGTTTTCGCACTACCCCCTCGGTGGTTGGTTATGCCAAAAATGGCGATCGCCTAGTGGGGCAAATTGCCAAGCGTCAAGCGGTAATGAATCCAGGCAATACTTTTTATTCCGTCAAACGGTTCATTGGTCGTAAATACGATGAAATCACCAATGAAGCCACAGAAGTTGCCTACAGCGTGATCAAAGATGGCAACGGCAACGTTAAATTAGATTGTCCTGCCCAGGGCAAGCAGTTTGCGCCGGAAGAAATTTCCGCCCAGGTATTGCGGAAACTGGTGGACGATGCCAGTAAATATTTAGGGGAAACCGTTACCCAAGCGGTAATCACCGTTCCTGCCTATTTCAACGATTCCCAACGGCAGGCCACCAAAGACGCAGGTAAAATTGCCGGCATTGAAGTGTTGCGGATTATCAACGAACCCACCGCCGCTTCCTTAGCCTACGGCTTAGATAAAAAAGATAACGAAACCATTCTTGTGTTTGACTTGGGTGGCGGTACCTTTGACGTATCCATCCTCGAAGTGGGGGAAGGGGTATTTGAAGTCTTAGCCACCTCCGGGGATACCCACCTAGGGGGGGACGACTTTGACAAAAAAATCGTTGATTTCCTGGCTGGAGAATTTCAAAAAGCCGAAGGCATTGATCTTCGTAAAGATAAGCAAGCCCTGCAACGGTTAACGGAAGCGGCGGAAAAAGCCAAAATTGAACTTTCCGGCGTGAGCCAAACGGAAATTAACCTGCCCTTCATCACTGCCACCCAGGATGGGCCCAAACACCTAGACACCACCTTGTCCCGGGCTAAGTTTGAAGAGATTTGCTCTGACCTCATCGACCGTTGCGGTATTCCCGTGGAAAATGCCATTCGGGATGCCAAAATCGACAAATCTGCCTTGGATGAAGTTGTTCTCGTCGGTGGTTCTACCCGGATTCCCGCTGTGCAGGAGGTGGTGAAAAAGATCCTCGGCAAAGAACCTAACCAAGGGGTTAACCCCGATGAAGTGGTGGCCGTGGGAGCCGCTATCCAAGGGGGGGTTCTCTCCGGAGAAGTCAAAGATATTCTCCTACTGGATGTTTGTCCCCTCTCCCTGGGTGTGGAAACCCTAGGCGGCGTAATGACCAAAATTATTCCCCGCAATACCACCATCCCCACCAAAAAATCCGAAACCTTCTCCACGGCGGTGGACGGTCAAAGCAACGTGGAAATCCATGTGCTCCAAGGGGAAAGGGAAATGTCCAACGACAATAAGAGCTTGGGAACTTTCCGCCTCGACGGTATCCCCCCTGCTCCCCGGGGTGTGCCCCAAATTGAGGTTACCTTCGACATTGATGCCAACGGTATTTTGAATGTCACCGCTAAGGATCGGGGTACGGGCAAAGAGCAATCCATCAGCATCACCGGGGCGTCCACCCTACCCGATACGGAGGTGGAACGGATGGTCAAAGAAGCTGAATCCAACGCCGCCGCTGACAAGGAACGCCGGGAAAAAATTGACCGCAAAAACCAAGCGGATTCCCTCGTTTACCAAGCGGAAAAACAGATCACCGAGTTGGGCGATAAAGTGCCCGCCGCTGACAAAACCAAGGCTGAAGGTTTAATCAAAGACCTGAAAGAGGCTGTGGCCCAGGAAGATGATGCCAAAATCCAAACGGTGATGCCGGAACTACAACAGGTTCTCTACAGCATTGGTTCTAATATGTACCAACAGGCTGGGGCGGATGCTGGGGTCGGTGCTCCCGGAACTGGTGGCCCTGAACCCGGTGCCAGCAGTGGCAGTGGCGATGATGTCATCGATGCAGAATTCTCTGAGCCAGAGAAATAG
- a CDS encoding IMS domain-containing protein, whose amino-acid sequence MFIPLDFYRILGIPPQSGEETIEQAHQDRLLQLPRREFSDAAVNVRNQLLAIAYETLRDPEKRLAYDREWWGVEDMALGEALPLATPQLECSPEQKIGALLILLDLGEYELVLKYGEPTLHEPVPPGGGTAQDYLLSVILAHWELSRERWQQQQYEFAATASLKALARLQQDNSFPELEEEIRQELYRLRPYRILELLARQGQGEAQRQQGLALLQAMIEDRGGIEGKGEDYSGLGNDDFLKFIHQLRCYLTVAEQNALFLPESQRPSLVASYLVVHSLMAEGVKEQQPIAIVEAKSLIAQLENCQDLALEKAICELLLGQTETVLAAIDQGEPKIATSLESKLAAGEDPLTAFYTFTEQWLEEEITPYFSDLSPAVLSLKAYFNNPSVQEYLEQLEPDSLTTDHSFAPDTLPSTATESQTPMVHSSAAFPDRPLAPTAPPRRSRSSRRSRETISSDSDNSPGFSTTTLAPAIAYDSDSLSSNGMGGERPSNGFTVNSSLGSAVPEHKPQRRRKKRVTIKPVRFGIFLLCLAAIVGGTAALVISRTGSPLATLAEDPLDVSLNQASEFIPDDATGRTLILSQPIFSQQVGQLVVQNWLDGKKLAFGPDHDFAALDGVLAPNLLAQQRVRAQQDKAQQRYRQYEHKLEILSYQVDPKNPNQATVTARVEEISQPFSLSNQQANGSATRDDLTVRYQLVRHQGIWKITQIQVVTNHS is encoded by the coding sequence GTGTTTATCCCCCTCGACTTCTATCGTATTTTAGGCATTCCCCCCCAGAGCGGTGAGGAAACCATTGAGCAGGCCCACCAAGATCGCCTCCTACAATTGCCCCGGCGGGAATTTAGTGATGCCGCAGTAAATGTCCGTAATCAACTACTGGCGATCGCCTATGAGACCCTAAGGGATCCAGAGAAACGCTTGGCATACGACCGGGAATGGTGGGGAGTGGAAGATATGGCCCTGGGGGAAGCCCTACCCCTGGCAACGCCCCAGCTAGAATGCAGCCCAGAACAAAAAATCGGTGCCCTATTAATCCTGCTGGACTTGGGGGAGTATGAGTTAGTGCTAAAGTATGGCGAGCCGACCCTGCACGAGCCCGTACCACCGGGGGGGGGCACAGCCCAGGATTACCTGCTCTCGGTGATTTTGGCCCATTGGGAACTGAGCCGGGAACGCTGGCAACAGCAACAGTACGAGTTTGCGGCCACCGCCAGTCTCAAAGCCCTGGCCCGTCTACAACAGGACAATTCTTTTCCTGAGTTGGAAGAAGAAATCCGCCAAGAGCTCTATCGCCTTAGACCCTATCGCATCCTAGAACTTTTGGCCCGGCAAGGACAGGGGGAGGCCCAGCGCCAGCAGGGATTGGCGTTATTGCAGGCAATGATCGAAGACCGGGGGGGCATTGAAGGGAAAGGGGAAGATTATTCCGGGTTGGGGAATGATGACTTTCTAAAATTCATCCACCAACTGCGGTGTTATCTCACGGTGGCAGAGCAAAACGCCCTATTTTTGCCCGAAAGTCAACGGCCGTCTTTGGTGGCCAGCTATCTAGTGGTCCACAGTCTGATGGCCGAAGGGGTCAAAGAGCAACAACCCATTGCCATTGTCGAAGCAAAATCTTTAATTGCACAGTTGGAAAATTGTCAAGATTTAGCCCTAGAAAAGGCGATTTGTGAATTATTATTGGGTCAAACGGAAACAGTTCTGGCGGCGATCGATCAGGGAGAGCCGAAAATAGCGACTAGCCTCGAATCGAAGTTGGCGGCGGGGGAAGATCCCCTGACTGCTTTTTATACTTTTACAGAGCAGTGGCTAGAGGAAGAAATTACTCCCTACTTTAGTGATCTTTCTCCGGCGGTTCTTTCCCTTAAAGCCTATTTCAACAATCCTTCCGTTCAGGAATATCTAGAACAACTAGAGCCAGACTCCCTCACCACTGACCATTCTTTTGCCCCCGACACCCTCCCTAGCACTGCAACGGAATCGCAAACTCCCATGGTACACAGTTCTGCCGCTTTCCCCGATCGCCCCTTGGCCCCCACCGCTCCCCCACGACGGAGCCGCAGTTCCAGACGTTCCCGAGAAACCATTTCCTCCGATAGCGATAACTCCCCTGGCTTTTCCACCACCACCCTGGCCCCGGCGATCGCCTATGACAGTGACTCCCTCAGTAGCAATGGTATGGGGGGAGAAAGGCCCAGCAATGGTTTCACCGTTAATTCTAGCTTGGGGTCAGCCGTCCCAGAACATAAACCCCAACGCCGCCGCAAAAAACGGGTCACCATTAAACCTGTACGCTTTGGCATTTTCCTCCTTTGCCTAGCAGCCATTGTGGGGGGAACTGCTGCGTTAGTCATTAGCCGTACCGGCTCTCCCCTGGCCACGTTAGCTGAAGATCCCCTGGACGTATCCCTAAACCAAGCTTCGGAATTTATTCCCGATGACGCCACTGGCCGGACCCTAATTCTCAGCCAACCCATCTTCAGTCAACAGGTGGGACAACTGGTGGTGCAAAATTGGCTCGACGGTAAAAAACTAGCCTTTGGCCCGGATCATGATTTCGCCGCCTTGGACGGCGTTTTGGCCCCCAATCTATTAGCCCAGCAACGGGTTCGAGCCCAACAGGACAAAGCCCAACAACGGTATCGCCAGTACGAACATAAGCTGGAAATTTTATCCTATCAAGTTGATCCTAAAAATCCTAATCAGGCCACCGTCACTGCCAGGGTGGAAGAAATAAGTCAACCTTTTTCCCTCAGTAATCAACAGGCCAATGGCTCCGCTACCAGGGATGATTTAACTGTGCGCTATCAATTAGTACGGCACCAGGGCATTTGGAAAATTACCCAAATTCAAGTGGTGACCAACCATAGTTAA